The genomic window TGTACGAGACCTGGGCGTTCCTGAAGCCGGTGGCCGACCGCCTGAACGCCGACGGCTACCGGATCCGCATCGCGCGCGGCCTCGGCTACAACCGCAAACCCATCCGCGACACGGCTGCCCGCTTCGCCCGTGCGCTCGGGCGGTTGCCGAAGCCCGCCGCAGGGTGCGTCATCGTCGCGCACAGCAAGGGAGGGCTCGTCGGGAAGGAGCTGCTCCTCACCGAACGCGAGCGGCTGGGCCTGCTCGGGGTCGTCGCGATCTGCTCGCCGTTCTCCGGATCGGTGCTCGCGAAGTACGTGGTCGACCCGAGCCTCCGTGCGTTCCTCCCGACGGACGAGACCATCGTCGCGCTCGGCGCCCCGCACGACGTCAACACCGACATCGTCTCGATCTACAGCACCTTCGACCCGCACGTGCCGTCCAGCAGCGTGCTGCCCGGAGCGACGAACGTGCTCCTCCCGGTGCCGGGTCACTTCGTGATCCTCAGCACGGACGAACTCAAGGACGCCGTGGAACTCGCCGTCGACGGGTTCGCCGACCGGGTGCGGCCCGCGCTGGACCCCGAGAGCCCGGCCGACCGGTGAGCCGTGCACCCGCGGGCTCGGGCAGCCCGCTCCCCGACATTCTCGTGTCCGCGGTCGCGATCGTCCGCGGACGCCGGGTCCTCATGGTGACGGCTCGCGGTCGCGACGTCCTGTACATGCCCGGCGGGAAGATCGACGCGGGCGAGACGCCGGCCGAGGCCGCGGTCCGGGAGGCACGCGAGGAGGTCGCGGTCGAGATCGATCCGGCGCGGGTCTCGCCGTTGTTCACGGTGGTCACGCAGGCGCACGGCGAGCCCGAGGGCCGGTTGGTGCGGATGCACGTCTTCGCCGCCGAGACGGACGAGACACCGACGCCCTCCGCCGAGGTGAGCGCGGTCCACTGGGTGGGCACGGAGTCACTCGACCGCTGCCCACCCGCGGGGCGTGAGGTGCTCGAACGCCTCGCGGCGGCGGGGCTCATCGACTGAGTGGGCGTTCGACAGCCGCATCCTGCCCTTCGACACGCTCAGGGACCGGAGGAGCGAGACCGGCTCAGTGCACGTACTCGAGGAGGTCCTGGCCGAGGATCCGGACGGCGTCGACCACCCCGAGGCGCGTGCCGAGCTCCGTGTCGTCGTAGCTCGTGCACACGGCGTAGCTCACGGCGCCGTTCGGGCCTCGGAGGATGCCCGCCTCGGCTCGCACACCGACCCCGGATCCGGTCTTGTTGAAGAGTTGGATGCCGTGGTCGGGCTCACGGTGGGCCAGCGGATCGAGCCCGAAGCCCGAGGCGACGAGCGAGAGGTCCGTGTTCAGCGACAACCAGGCCAGGACCCGGCGGCTCGTGGTGGCGTCGACGATCTCGCCCGTCGCGAGCGCCTGGAACAGCCAGGCGAGTTCGCGGGCGGAACCGACGGAGAGCTGCGGTGCGTTGTCGGGGCCGCGGTGGTCGCGGACGATGTCGAGGAGGGCCGTGCGCTTCAGCCCGATCTCCTCGGCACGGTGGCGGACGGCGTCGAGACCGATGTGGCGGAGCAGGACGTTCGTGGCGAGGTTGTCGCTCGTCGCGCCGACGAGGGCCGCGAGGTCGGCGACCGGGAGGGACGGCGCTTGGAGGTGCTGCCAGATCCCGGAGTCGGCGACCGCGTCGAGCGGCTCGCGGTCGAGAATGGTGAGGCCGCTGAAGTCGGCGTCGCCGAGGCGGGCCGCGACCTCGATGAGGAGGAGGACCTTGCCGATCGAGGCGGTGGGCACGACGACGTGGTCGTCGGCCGACATGAGCATCTCGCCGGTGGTGATGTCGTTGATCCGGAGGCTGACCTGCGCGCCCGACGCGGCCAGCTCACCGAGGGCGCTGAACCCGCGGGTGAAGGGTTCGATCTGGGCTGAGGCACGGTGGCGCCCTCGACGCGCATCGCGCGAACGGCGACGTTCCGACTCGTGCACTCGTGAAGCCACGGCTGACCGAACTCCTCTGCTCCAGATGGTGATCCCGACGATCCTGCGGCTGTGGACCTGCCCCGGTCAGCCCACTCGACGGCCCTCCGCCGACCCGCGCAGCGGGCCTCCGGATGTGCCGTCCACGGTATCGTAAGCGGCCTTCGCGCTGGCTGCGAATCCGGGCCTGGGAACGTCGTTCCCGGGCGCGTCGGTCCGACATCCGTCGCTTCACCACCCGTGAATCCGGCCGGTCCACCGCCCGGATCCCGTCGGGTCCGGAGCCTGATCAGACGCGAGCGCGGGCTGGGAACTGGGTCGCGAACTTGCCGCCACTGACGTCGATCAGCGCACCGGTGACGTAGCCCGCCTGGTCGCTCGCGAGGAACCGGACGACGTTCGCGACGTCCTCCGGTTCCTCCCAACGGCGCACCGAGAGTGTGTCGAGGAGTTCGTCCTGCTGCGCCGTCGGGAGCTCGGCGAAACCGTTCATCGCCGTCGGCACCATGCCGGGGGCGTAGGCGTTCACCGTGATGTCCCACGGTCCCAGCTCGCTCGCGAGGACCCTGGTGAGCTGCACCACCGCGGACTTCGACGCCGCGTAGGCCGCGCTGCCGACGCTCGGGATGACCGCGGCGAAGCTCGCGGCGTTGATGATGCGCCCGGAACGCTGTCCCTTCAGATACGGGATGACCGCCTTCGACACCCGGAACACGCCGCCGACGTTGACGTCGAAGCACCTGGTCCACGCGGCGTCGCTCGTCTCCTCGAGCAACGACTGCACGTTGATCCCGGCGTTGTTCACGAGGACGTCGATCCCTCCGAGCTCGGCGGCAGCCGCCGCGACCGCGCGCGACACGGAGTCCTCGGATCGCACGTCACACGTGATGGCGACGAGGCCACCGTGGTGGGTTGCCACGAGCGCGTCGAGGGAGGAGACGTCGAGGTCGAGCACCGCGACGCGGGACCCCTCGGCGAGGAAGGACTCCACGAGGGCGAGCCCGATCCCCCGAGCACCTCCGGTCACGATCACCCGTCGGTCCGTCAGGTCCAGCAGCATCGGTGTCTCCCGTCGTCCGAGCGCAACCCTCGACGCGTCGACCCGGTGCCGACGGCCGCGTACGCACCAGGCGAGTAAAACATACTTATGGTCGCCCGGCTCGCTACACTGGCGCCATGACGGATCGAGTGCTCTGGGTGACGGGTGGCGGCAGCGGTATGGGACAGGCCGTGGCGGTGTCGGCCGCAGAGGCGGGATGGCGCGTCGCCGTGACGGGGCGGCGGCGCGAGGCGCTCCTCGAGACGGTGGAAGCCGTCACCTCCGCCGGCGGTGTGGCCGTCGACGCGGAGGCCGACGCGACGGACCCCGCTTCGCTCGCCCGAGCCCATGAACGCATCGTCGCCGAGCTCGGCCCGGTCGACGACCTGGTCACCGCGGCGGGCCTGAACGCACCTCGGCGCCGGTGGGACGACCAGACGATGACGGAGTTCGCCGCGATCGTCGACACCAACCTCACCTCGGTCGCCCGCACGATCGACCTCGCGCTGCCCACCATCCGCGACGCGCAGGGACGGATCGTCGTCATCTCCTCCTTCGCCGGCTGGCGCTTCTCGACCAAGGGTGGCGTCGCCTACAGTGCGAGCAAGACCGCGCTCGCCTCGCTCTGCGCGACCCTCAACGAGGAGGAGGGACTCCACGGCGTCGGCGCCACCCACCTCTGCCCGGGCGACGTCGACACCCCGTTCCTCTCCATGCGGCCGCAGGTGCCGGACGCGTCGGCACGCGAGACGATGCTGACGCCCGGGGACATCGGCCGCGCCGTGCGGTTCATCCTCGACGGCCCGCCGCACGTGCGGATCGACGAACTCGTGATCTCCCCCACCCGTCCGTCAGCACGGTCGTGAGTCGCGCACCGGGGACATCGGCCTTCGAACGCACGCTCGACCGGATCGGCACCGACATCGTCGACGGCGGACTGCCCGCCGGCACGGTGTGCACGGTGGACGAGCTGGTCGCCAGGGCGGGGCATTCCCGCTCGGTCGTCCGCGAGGCCACCCGCGTGCTGACCGGCCTCGGGCTCCTCACCAGCAAGGCGCACGTCGGCCACACCGTGCAGCCGTCGTCGAGCTGGGACTGGTTGCAGCCCCGGGTGCTCCGCTGGGCGCTGGCGAGCGGACGACGGGAGTCCACCCTCCTCGCGATCCGCGAGCTCCGTGCGGCGACCGAGCCGGAGTCGGCACGGCTCGCGGCCGAGCGACGCCGCGACGGCGACGCCCGTGAGCTCCGCGAGACGAGCGAGGCACTCCGCGCGGCGGCGGCTCGCCAGGATCCGATCGCGTTCCTCGAGGCAGACCTCCTGCTGCATCGCCTCATCCGACGGGCGGCGGCGAACCCGATCCTCGACCGGGTCGGCGACGCCGTCGACGAGGCCCTCCGGGATCGTGTGGACCAGCTGCCCGGCGACGGCATCGACCACCACGACGCGGCGTTGCACACGGACCTCGCGTCGGCGATCGAGGCGCAGGACGGCGAGCGGGCCGCCGCGACGATGCGCGCGATCATCCTCCGCACGGCCTGACGACGGCGGTGGCCGACCGCCATCCACACACACGGTTCTCGCAGCTTCGCGAAACACGTCCGTCACGCAGGTAACGACCGTGTTGCAGTGCTGGAAAATATTTGCAAGCTTCCTGTACTTATTGAATACTGTTTCCACACCCACTGAAAACAGCAGGGATCGACCGCGGTTTCCCGGTCATCACGGATCCCGGGCCAACGACGGCCCGGACTCCCGATCCCAGAATCGAGGAGCAGCACCATGCGCAAGCGCACCCTTCCGCTGGCCGTCCTCGCCACCGCGGCACTCGGCCTCACCGCCTGTGCCGGTGGCGGTTCCGGCTCAGGCGACGTCTCGGCAGACGGCCAGACGCTCACCGTCTGGATCATGCAGGGCACCAACCCCGACTCCGAGGCCTTCTTCAAGGAGGTCGGCTCGGCCTTCAAGAAGGAGACCGGCGCCACCCTCAAGGTCGAGTACGTGCAGTGG from Plantibacter flavus includes these protein-coding regions:
- a CDS encoding FadR/GntR family transcriptional regulator, which gives rise to MSRAPGTSAFERTLDRIGTDIVDGGLPAGTVCTVDELVARAGHSRSVVREATRVLTGLGLLTSKAHVGHTVQPSSSWDWLQPRVLRWALASGRRESTLLAIRELRAATEPESARLAAERRRDGDARELRETSEALRAAAARQDPIAFLEADLLLHRLIRRAAANPILDRVGDAVDEALRDRVDQLPGDGIDHHDAALHTDLASAIEAQDGERAAATMRAIILRTA
- a CDS encoding serine hydrolase, yielding MASRVHESERRRSRDARRGRHRASAQIEPFTRGFSALGELAASGAQVSLRINDITTGEMLMSADDHVVVPTASIGKVLLLIEVAARLGDADFSGLTILDREPLDAVADSGIWQHLQAPSLPVADLAALVGATSDNLATNVLLRHIGLDAVRHRAEEIGLKRTALLDIVRDHRGPDNAPQLSVGSARELAWLFQALATGEIVDATTSRRVLAWLSLNTDLSLVASGFGLDPLAHREPDHGIQLFNKTGSGVGVRAEAGILRGPNGAVSYAVCTSYDDTELGTRLGVVDAVRILGQDLLEYVH
- a CDS encoding NUDIX hydrolase, yielding MSRAPAGSGSPLPDILVSAVAIVRGRRVLMVTARGRDVLYMPGGKIDAGETPAEAAVREAREEVAVEIDPARVSPLFTVVTQAHGEPEGRLVRMHVFAAETDETPTPSAEVSAVHWVGTESLDRCPPAGREVLERLAAAGLID
- a CDS encoding esterase/lipase family protein, whose translation is MDEESVAEAEDVSLADAPPVAERPGALAIAGIVAADWVHSVVWHTRAFFSGRIPKEYARGDASRPVVVLIPGVYETWAFLKPVADRLNADGYRIRIARGLGYNRKPIRDTAARFARALGRLPKPAAGCVIVAHSKGGLVGKELLLTERERLGLLGVVAICSPFSGSVLAKYVVDPSLRAFLPTDETIVALGAPHDVNTDIVSIYSTFDPHVPSSSVLPGATNVLLPVPGHFVILSTDELKDAVELAVDGFADRVRPALDPESPADR
- a CDS encoding SDR family oxidoreductase, giving the protein MTDRVLWVTGGGSGMGQAVAVSAAEAGWRVAVTGRRREALLETVEAVTSAGGVAVDAEADATDPASLARAHERIVAELGPVDDLVTAAGLNAPRRRWDDQTMTEFAAIVDTNLTSVARTIDLALPTIRDAQGRIVVISSFAGWRFSTKGGVAYSASKTALASLCATLNEEEGLHGVGATHLCPGDVDTPFLSMRPQVPDASARETMLTPGDIGRAVRFILDGPPHVRIDELVISPTRPSARS
- a CDS encoding SDR family NAD(P)-dependent oxidoreductase, translating into MLLDLTDRRVIVTGGARGIGLALVESFLAEGSRVAVLDLDVSSLDALVATHHGGLVAITCDVRSEDSVSRAVAAAAAELGGIDVLVNNAGINVQSLLEETSDAAWTRCFDVNVGGVFRVSKAVIPYLKGQRSGRIINAASFAAVIPSVGSAAYAASKSAVVQLTRVLASELGPWDITVNAYAPGMVPTAMNGFAELPTAQQDELLDTLSVRRWEEPEDVANVVRFLASDQAGYVTGALIDVSGGKFATQFPARARV